The following proteins are co-located in the Besnoitia besnoiti strain Bb-Ger1 chromosome Unknown contig00007, whole genome shotgun sequence genome:
- a CDS encoding eukaryotic initiation factor-2, alpha subunit (encoded by transcript BESB_074220) — MEATNGVAAPQAGGMAAVPKADLGDCRFYEERFPDVEDLVMVKVNRIADLGAYVSLLEYNNMEGMILMSELSKRRFRSVNKLIRVGRHEVVMVLRVDPKKGYIDLSKRRVSPEDIVKCEEKFSKSKKVHQTVRHVAQKHGMKVDDLNRSVIWPLYRKYGHALDALKEAAMRPDEVFAGLEVDEEVRKSLIQDIQLRLAPQALKLRARVDVWCFGKDGIDAVKAALQAGQEVGDKEVTINIKLIAPPQYVVVTSCYDKELGMRKIEEAMKAISDKIKSASGGDFKQQGEIVVMGGEEERRLEELLEEADEDDSSEEEEEEDEGMGRVEGDIPEDELEDDDEEDEKAGDDKA, encoded by the exons ATGGAGGCTACAAACGGTGTGGCGGCCCCCCAGGCGGGAGGCATGGCTGCGGTGCCGAAGGCAGACTTGGGTGACTGCAGATTCTATGAGGAGCGTTTCCCCGATGTGGAAGATTTGGTTATGGTCAAAGTCAACCGAATTGCCGACCTCGGCGCCTACGTCAGCCTTCTCGAGTACAACAACATGGAGGGTATGATTCTCATGAGTGAACTGAGCAAGCGACGATTCCGTAGTGTCAACAAACTCATTCGCGTTGGACGCCACGAGGTCGTCATGGTTCTTCGCGTTGATCCCAAGAAGGGATACATCGACTTGAGCAAGAGACG TGTGAGCCCCGAAGATATCGTCAAGTGTGAAGAGAAGTTCAGCAAGTCCAAAAAGGTGCATCAGACTGTCCGCCACGTCGCGCAGAAGCACGGCATGAAGGTTGATGACCTGAACCGTTCCGTCATCTGGCCGCTGTACCGAAAGTACGGCCACGCGCTTGACGCCTTGAAG GAGGCGGCCATGCGCCCAGACGAAGTTTTCGCAGGCCTCGAAGTCGATGAAGAGGTCCGGAAGTCGCTCATTCAAGACATCCAGTTGCGTCTCGCGCCCCAGGCTCTCAAACTGCG CGCGCGCGTGGATGTGTGGTGCTTCGGCAAGGATGGCATCGACGCCGTGaaggctgcgctgcaggctgGACAAGAAGTCGGCGACAAGGAG GTGACTATCAACATCAAGCTTATTGCGCCTCCGCAGTACGTTGTCGTCACGTCGTGCTACGATAAGGAACTCGGCATGAGGAAAATCGAAGAG GCGATGAAGGCGATCAGCGACAAGATCAAGAgcgccagcggaggcgactTCAAGCAGCAGGGGGAG ATTGTCGTCAtgggaggcgaagaggagagacggTTGGAAGAGCTCCTGGAGGAG gccgacgaagacgacagcagcgaggaagaggaagaagaggatgaGGGAATGGGTCGCGTCGAGGGCGACATCCCTGAAGACGAgctcgaggacgacgacgaagaggatgaGAAGGCAGGCGATGACAAGGCGTAA
- a CDS encoding uncharacterized protein (encoded by transcript BESB_074230): protein MSGSVGTSSEEEKFSPMTNSHPVDSPAVKNCSSSDDLVEADGFRKKGQICSRLINVLKGRGAENDVLASRARAVLIVGLVSLLVAAACAALSIVTAYRRELYAYGVLELLLAGLVLFFACQASLYQDPAHSLLFAASSLCMAFLQLIWIAFGAYTVITVEEEISRVDDTGADPADLLVYATLRILQCLLAAIALLSYIISACVGFRLREFQLQPPIVIVAAKQEHRKTVRLEPPFEASGNDIPVTTSSRTS from the exons ATGTCTGGCAGCGTTGGCACTTCGTCAGAGGAGGAGAAATTCTCCCCCATGACAAACAGCCACCCAGTTGACTCTCCAGCTGTGAAGAACTGCTCGTCTAGTGACGATTTAGTTGAGGCCGACGGTTTCCGTAAGAAAGGCCAAATATGCTCACGTTTGATAAACGTGCTGAAAGGACGAGGAGCAGAAAACGACGTCTTAGCGAGCCGCGCTCGGGCAGTGCTTATTGTTGGTCTAGTTTCTCTCTTGGTGGCCGCGGCATGCGCTGCACTATCCATCGTGACTGCTTACAGAAGAGAGCTGTACGCGTACGGGGTTCTAGAGCTCCTTCTTGCCGGTCTGGTTCTATTCTTTGCATGCCAAGCCAGCCTCTACCAAG ATCCGGCTCACAGTCTGCTCTTtgcggcctcgtctctgtGCATGGCCTTTCTGCAACTCATCTGGATCGCCTTCGGCGCTTACACAGTGATCACCGTCGAGGAAGAAATAAGCCGTGTGGATGACACCGGCGCAGATCCAGCAGATCTGCTTGTGTATGCCACCCTCCGAATTCTGCAGTGTCTCTTGGCCGCCATCGCACTGCTCTCCTATATCATCAGTGCTTGTGTTGGATTTCGACTAAGAGAGTTTCAACTCCAGCCTCCCATCGTCATCGTGGCAGCAAAACAAGAACACCGCAAAACTGTTCGCTTGGAGCCTCCGTTTGAG GCCTCCGGCAACGACATTCCGGTGACGACTTCCTCGAGGACCTCCTAG